The following coding sequences are from one Acipenser ruthenus chromosome 7, fAciRut3.2 maternal haplotype, whole genome shotgun sequence window:
- the LOC117416081 gene encoding beta-1,4-N-acetylgalactosaminyltransferase 3-like isoform X2 produces the protein MIKFFLLKKLNKHFKFVFIGCVVVVGLLATYLEYMASVNPHHPRNPMLLAKEVQSDQQHSKWKNLEQSWSPEFRGQVNLHIFEDWCGSTVEQLRKNLHFPLYPHKRTMVRKLAVAPRWKDYGLRLFGYIHPYEEGEFQFAVASDDNSEFWLSRNEKPEELQLLAFVGKRGREWTAPGEFEKYPSQISQPVHLSMKRYYFEVLHKQDGGGTDHVEVAWRLRQAGSQFTLISSRSLSLYTNESSLLLDEVLHIPQSPASHRRASWHSTHTAEMLKSDPRDSFHLLPFINESHLEQVLPDCIYSPSYLVSPGYTLVRYQGLHFVHLSYVYPNDYTRLTHMEAANKCFYHRDAYHSDRSGFSRFMRMDPPKRSKQQKMSWVGRDREVLERKRERQRIQGQREKEGELEVQRPRQRTRVRWGEGVKEERLKPVKRVDYGDPDISEHRRKLLSVNASGTAGGGGVPNKPGRRATATPGVKPILTPGTLRLKRKELARIARARRLQTGQKMVAMGPAGKGQEVLFSWPNWEQENDGNDMYMKPVLYDQAVDWEQTFNLMNMDFADQRSDWIDLNCNVSGNLILSEAEALGVVQSYMEKLNARNKGLYSLKRVVNVEKRLDPVKGSRYLLDLELLEGGARVLRLSQFVFVLNPLPPVQWGSPWLLPRPAPPPPTEPQLCRPQGLTHRNETMVHFIVPVKDQARWVQQFITDMEELYRETRDENFNIIITDYSSTDMDVERALRRAALPRFQYVKLKGNFKRSVGLQSGINLIQSNSSIVFLCDLHLHFPTSILDSIRKHCVEGRLAFAPIVLRMDCGASIQEPDGYWEVNGFGLLALYKSDLDSVGGMNTREFQDSWGGEDWELLDRIVQAGLEVERIYLRKFFHHFHSKRGMWNRILTEGNQAEGPL, from the exons GGAACCCTATGCTTCTGGCGAAAGAAGTCCAGTCAGACCAGCAGCACAGCAAG TGGAAGAACCTGGAGCAGAGCTGGAGTCCTGAG TTCAGAGGTCAAGTTAATTTGCACATCTTTGAAGACTGGTGTGGCAGCACTGTGGAGCAGCTCAGAAAGAACCTGCACTTCCCTTTGTATCCCCAT AAGCGCACGATGGTGAGAAAGCTGGCTGTGGCTCCACGGTGGAAGGACTACGGATTGAGGCTATTCGGGTACATCCATCCCTACGAGGAGG gggagTTCCAGTTTGCCGTGGCCTCGGATGATAACTCAGAGTTCTGGCTCAGCAGAAACGAGAAGCCGGAGGAGCTGCAGCTGCTGGCCTTCGTAGGGAAG AGGGGCAGAGAGTGGACGGCCCCAGGGGAGTTTGAAAAATATCCAAGTCAGATCTCTCAGCCTGTACA ctTGTCGATGAAGAGGTACTACTTCGAAGTGCTCCACAAGCAGGACGGAGGAGGCACAGACCATGTGGAAGTGGCG tgGAGGCTGAGGCAGGCAGGCTCCCAGTTCACACTGATCTCTTCCAGGTCTCTGTCTCTCTACACTA ACGAGTCCTCTCTGCTGCTGGACGAGGTGCTGCACATCCCCCAGTCCCCCGCCAGTCACCGTCGAGCCAGCTGGCACTCCACTCACACCGCTGAGATGCTGAAGTCAGACCCGCGGGACTCCTTCCACCTGC TCCCTTTCATTAATGAGTCCCACCTGGAGCAAGTCCTCCCCGACTGCATCTACAGCCCCAGCTACCTTGTGAGTCCAGGCTACACGCTGGTGCGTTACCAAGGCCTTCACTTC GTGCATCTGTCCTACGTTTACCCAAACGACTACACCAGACTCACACACATGGAGGCTGCAAACAAGTGCTTCTATCACAGGGACGCCTATCACTCAGACAG ATCGGGGTTTTCCAGATTCATGAGGATGGATCCTCCAAAGCGTTCGAAGCAGCAGAAGATGAGCTGGGTGGGCCGAG ATCGGGAGGTCctggagaggaagagagagcgGCAGAGGATTCAGGGCCAGCGTGAGAAGGAGGGGGAGCTGGAAGTGCAGAGACCAAGGCAGAGGACAAGGGtgaggtggggggagggggtgaaagAGGAGAGACTCAAGCCAGTGAAGCGCGTGGATTATGGAGATCCTGACATCTCTGAGCACAGGAGAAAGCTGCTGTCTGTGAACGCCAGCGGGACGGCGGGGGGAGGCGGGGTCCCAAACAAGCCTGGAAGGAGAGCAACAGCAACACCCGGGGTGAAGCCCATCCTGACTCCGGGGACTCTGAGGCTTAAGCGCAAGGAACTCGCTCGCATAGCCAGGGCGCGCAGGCTGCAGACCGGGCAGAAGATGGTGGCGATGGGGCCCGCTGGAAAAGGCCAGGAGGTCCTCTTCTCATGGCCGAACTGGGAGCAGGAGAACGACGGGAATGACATGTATATGAAACCAGTTTTATACGACCAGGCTGTGGACTGGGAGCAGACCTTCAATCTGATGAACATGGACTTCGCCGACCAGCGCTCGGACTGGATAGACCTGAACTGCAACGTGTCCGGGAACCTGATCCTGAGCGAGGCCGAGGCCCTGGGGGTGGTGCAGAGCTACATGGAGAAGCTGAACGCCAGGAACAAGGG gcTCTACTCTCTGAAGCGTGTTGTGAATGTGGAGAAGCGTCTCGACCCGGTGAAGGGTAGCCGCTACCTGCTGGATCTGGAGCTGCTGGAGGGTGGGGCGCGGGTGCTGCGCCTCTCGCAGTTCGTCTTTGTTCTGAACCCCCTGCCCCCTGTCCAGTGGGGCTCCCCTTGGCTCCTCCCCCGCCCTGCCCCCCCGCCTCCCACAGAGCCACAGCTGTGCCGCCCGCAGGGTCTGACCCACAGGAACGAGACCATGGTCCACTTCATCGTGCCAG TGAAGGACCAGGCTCGCTGGGTGCAGCAGTTCATCACAGACATGGAGGAGCTGTACAGAGAGACCAGGGATGAGAACTTCAACATCATCATCACTGACTACAGCAGCACTGACATGGATGTGGAGAGAGCACTGAGACGAGCAGCACTGCCCAG GTTCCAGTATGTCAAGCTGAAGGGGAACTTCAAGCGCTCTGTGGGCCTCCAGTCGGGCATCAACCTCATCCAG agtaaCAGCAGCATTGTGTTCCTGTGTGATCTTCACCTTCACTTCCCCACCTCCATCCTCGACAGCATCCGCAAGCACTGTGTGGAGGGCAGGCTGGCCTTCGCCCCCATTGTCCTGCGCATGGACTGCGGGGCATCTATACAGGAGCCAGACG GTTACTGGGAGGTGAATGGATTCGGATTGCTGGCACTCTACAAGTCGGACCTGGACTCTGTGGGTGGGATGAACACCAGGGAATTCCAGGATAGCTGGGGCGGAGAGGACTGGGAGCTGCTGGACAG GATTGTACAGGCAGGGCTGGAAGTGGAGCGGATTTACCTGAGAAAGTTCTTCCATCACTTCCACAGCAAGAGGGGGATGTGGAACCGGATCCTAACTGAGGGGAACCAGGCTGAGGGACCCCTCTGA
- the LOC117416081 gene encoding N-acetyl-beta-glucosaminyl-glycoprotein 4-beta-N-acetylgalactosaminyltransferase 1-like isoform X1 produces MIKFFLLKKLNKHFKFVFIGCVVVVGLLATYLEYMASVNPHHPRNPMLLAKEVQSDQQHSKWKNLEQSWSPEFRGQVNLHIFEDWCGSTVEQLRKNLHFPLYPHKRTMVRKLAVAPRWKDYGLRLFGYIHPYEEGEFQFAVASDDNSEFWLSRNEKPEELQLLAFVGKRGREWTAPGEFEKYPSQISQPVHLSMKRYYFEVLHKQDGGGTDHVEVAWRLRQAGSQFTLISSRSLSLYTNESSLLLDEVLHIPQSPASHRRASWHSTHTAEMLKSDPRDSFHLLPFINESHLEQVLPDCIYSPSYLVSPGYTLVRYQGLHFVHLSYVYPNDYTRLTHMEAANKCFYHRDAYHSDSRSGFSRFMRMDPPKRSKQQKMSWVGRDREVLERKRERQRIQGQREKEGELEVQRPRQRTRVRWGEGVKEERLKPVKRVDYGDPDISEHRRKLLSVNASGTAGGGGVPNKPGRRATATPGVKPILTPGTLRLKRKELARIARARRLQTGQKMVAMGPAGKGQEVLFSWPNWEQENDGNDMYMKPVLYDQAVDWEQTFNLMNMDFADQRSDWIDLNCNVSGNLILSEAEALGVVQSYMEKLNARNKGLYSLKRVVNVEKRLDPVKGSRYLLDLELLEGGARVLRLSQFVFVLNPLPPVQWGSPWLLPRPAPPPPTEPQLCRPQGLTHRNETMVHFIVPVKDQARWVQQFITDMEELYRETRDENFNIIITDYSSTDMDVERALRRAALPRFQYVKLKGNFKRSVGLQSGINLIQSNSSIVFLCDLHLHFPTSILDSIRKHCVEGRLAFAPIVLRMDCGASIQEPDGYWEVNGFGLLALYKSDLDSVGGMNTREFQDSWGGEDWELLDRIVQAGLEVERIYLRKFFHHFHSKRGMWNRILTEGNQAEGPL; encoded by the exons GGAACCCTATGCTTCTGGCGAAAGAAGTCCAGTCAGACCAGCAGCACAGCAAG TGGAAGAACCTGGAGCAGAGCTGGAGTCCTGAG TTCAGAGGTCAAGTTAATTTGCACATCTTTGAAGACTGGTGTGGCAGCACTGTGGAGCAGCTCAGAAAGAACCTGCACTTCCCTTTGTATCCCCAT AAGCGCACGATGGTGAGAAAGCTGGCTGTGGCTCCACGGTGGAAGGACTACGGATTGAGGCTATTCGGGTACATCCATCCCTACGAGGAGG gggagTTCCAGTTTGCCGTGGCCTCGGATGATAACTCAGAGTTCTGGCTCAGCAGAAACGAGAAGCCGGAGGAGCTGCAGCTGCTGGCCTTCGTAGGGAAG AGGGGCAGAGAGTGGACGGCCCCAGGGGAGTTTGAAAAATATCCAAGTCAGATCTCTCAGCCTGTACA ctTGTCGATGAAGAGGTACTACTTCGAAGTGCTCCACAAGCAGGACGGAGGAGGCACAGACCATGTGGAAGTGGCG tgGAGGCTGAGGCAGGCAGGCTCCCAGTTCACACTGATCTCTTCCAGGTCTCTGTCTCTCTACACTA ACGAGTCCTCTCTGCTGCTGGACGAGGTGCTGCACATCCCCCAGTCCCCCGCCAGTCACCGTCGAGCCAGCTGGCACTCCACTCACACCGCTGAGATGCTGAAGTCAGACCCGCGGGACTCCTTCCACCTGC TCCCTTTCATTAATGAGTCCCACCTGGAGCAAGTCCTCCCCGACTGCATCTACAGCCCCAGCTACCTTGTGAGTCCAGGCTACACGCTGGTGCGTTACCAAGGCCTTCACTTC GTGCATCTGTCCTACGTTTACCCAAACGACTACACCAGACTCACACACATGGAGGCTGCAAACAAGTGCTTCTATCACAGGGACGCCTATCACTCAGACAG CAGATCGGGGTTTTCCAGATTCATGAGGATGGATCCTCCAAAGCGTTCGAAGCAGCAGAAGATGAGCTGGGTGGGCCGAG ATCGGGAGGTCctggagaggaagagagagcgGCAGAGGATTCAGGGCCAGCGTGAGAAGGAGGGGGAGCTGGAAGTGCAGAGACCAAGGCAGAGGACAAGGGtgaggtggggggagggggtgaaagAGGAGAGACTCAAGCCAGTGAAGCGCGTGGATTATGGAGATCCTGACATCTCTGAGCACAGGAGAAAGCTGCTGTCTGTGAACGCCAGCGGGACGGCGGGGGGAGGCGGGGTCCCAAACAAGCCTGGAAGGAGAGCAACAGCAACACCCGGGGTGAAGCCCATCCTGACTCCGGGGACTCTGAGGCTTAAGCGCAAGGAACTCGCTCGCATAGCCAGGGCGCGCAGGCTGCAGACCGGGCAGAAGATGGTGGCGATGGGGCCCGCTGGAAAAGGCCAGGAGGTCCTCTTCTCATGGCCGAACTGGGAGCAGGAGAACGACGGGAATGACATGTATATGAAACCAGTTTTATACGACCAGGCTGTGGACTGGGAGCAGACCTTCAATCTGATGAACATGGACTTCGCCGACCAGCGCTCGGACTGGATAGACCTGAACTGCAACGTGTCCGGGAACCTGATCCTGAGCGAGGCCGAGGCCCTGGGGGTGGTGCAGAGCTACATGGAGAAGCTGAACGCCAGGAACAAGGG gcTCTACTCTCTGAAGCGTGTTGTGAATGTGGAGAAGCGTCTCGACCCGGTGAAGGGTAGCCGCTACCTGCTGGATCTGGAGCTGCTGGAGGGTGGGGCGCGGGTGCTGCGCCTCTCGCAGTTCGTCTTTGTTCTGAACCCCCTGCCCCCTGTCCAGTGGGGCTCCCCTTGGCTCCTCCCCCGCCCTGCCCCCCCGCCTCCCACAGAGCCACAGCTGTGCCGCCCGCAGGGTCTGACCCACAGGAACGAGACCATGGTCCACTTCATCGTGCCAG TGAAGGACCAGGCTCGCTGGGTGCAGCAGTTCATCACAGACATGGAGGAGCTGTACAGAGAGACCAGGGATGAGAACTTCAACATCATCATCACTGACTACAGCAGCACTGACATGGATGTGGAGAGAGCACTGAGACGAGCAGCACTGCCCAG GTTCCAGTATGTCAAGCTGAAGGGGAACTTCAAGCGCTCTGTGGGCCTCCAGTCGGGCATCAACCTCATCCAG agtaaCAGCAGCATTGTGTTCCTGTGTGATCTTCACCTTCACTTCCCCACCTCCATCCTCGACAGCATCCGCAAGCACTGTGTGGAGGGCAGGCTGGCCTTCGCCCCCATTGTCCTGCGCATGGACTGCGGGGCATCTATACAGGAGCCAGACG GTTACTGGGAGGTGAATGGATTCGGATTGCTGGCACTCTACAAGTCGGACCTGGACTCTGTGGGTGGGATGAACACCAGGGAATTCCAGGATAGCTGGGGCGGAGAGGACTGGGAGCTGCTGGACAG GATTGTACAGGCAGGGCTGGAAGTGGAGCGGATTTACCTGAGAAAGTTCTTCCATCACTTCCACAGCAAGAGGGGGATGTGGAACCGGATCCTAACTGAGGGGAACCAGGCTGAGGGACCCCTCTGA